The following are encoded in a window of Candidatus Margulisiibacteriota bacterium genomic DNA:
- a CDS encoding acetate kinase produces the protein MKILALNCGSSSVKYQLYDWSKKLVICKGLLERIGSSGGAVCHETEQGEKKRFEKDCPDHGSAIKLILGLLTDPEFGPLKSLKEISAVGHRVVHGGEKFHSSVLVDDSVLEAIKSVQDLAPLHNPPNIAGIEAAKAALPGVQNVAVFDTAFHQTMPPSAYLYAVPYEWYKMYGVRRYGFHGTSHLYVSKRAAVFLGKKPAELNAITIHIGNGVSAAAIKNGVSVDTTMGITPLDGAIMGTRCGNLDPGIILFMIEKEGFYVKEIDKILNNKSGLLGITGKYNDRRDIEKAASQGDERCRLAIEMEAYRLKKFIGSYLAAIGRTDAIVFTAGAGELDTGLRARILDGLEPLGIKLDREKNLLAKTREKESDISAEGSAIRVLVIPTNEELVFIEDVVAILEGRYAVHTRFTYSFESSDFGK, from the coding sequence ATGAAAATTCTCGCTCTGAACTGCGGAAGTTCTTCCGTCAAATACCAACTGTACGACTGGTCAAAAAAACTCGTCATCTGCAAAGGCCTTTTGGAAAGGATAGGCAGCAGCGGGGGCGCTGTCTGCCACGAGACCGAGCAAGGGGAAAAGAAGAGGTTCGAAAAGGACTGCCCGGACCACGGCTCGGCGATAAAGCTCATCCTGGGGCTTTTGACCGACCCGGAATTCGGCCCGCTAAAGAGCCTGAAAGAGATCTCGGCAGTGGGCCACAGGGTGGTCCACGGAGGCGAAAAATTCCATTCTTCCGTGCTTGTGGATGACAGCGTACTGGAAGCGATCAAGTCCGTCCAGGACCTGGCGCCTCTTCACAACCCGCCCAACATCGCCGGGATAGAGGCAGCCAAAGCCGCCCTTCCCGGGGTCCAAAATGTTGCGGTGTTCGATACTGCTTTTCACCAGACCATGCCGCCCAGCGCCTATCTGTACGCGGTGCCCTACGAATGGTACAAGATGTACGGCGTCAGAAGGTACGGTTTTCACGGCACGTCTCATCTTTATGTTTCAAAGAGAGCCGCGGTTTTCCTGGGCAAAAAGCCCGCAGAGCTTAACGCGATAACCATACACATCGGCAACGGGGTAAGCGCTGCAGCGATCAAGAACGGGGTCTCCGTCGATACGACCATGGGCATTACTCCGCTGGACGGCGCCATAATGGGGACCAGGTGCGGCAATCTCGACCCGGGTATAATCCTCTTCATGATAGAAAAAGAGGGCTTTTATGTTAAAGAAATTGACAAGATACTTAACAATAAGAGCGGTCTCCTGGGAATAACTGGCAAGTACAACGACAGAAGGGACATAGAAAAAGCCGCCTCACAGGGGGACGAAAGGTGCCGACTTGCCATCGAGATGGAAGCATACAGGCTCAAGAAGTTCATCGGCAGCTATCTTGCCGCCATAGGCCGTACCGATGCCATAGTGTTTACCGCCGGAGCCGGAGAGCTGGACACCGGCCTTCGCGCCCGCATTCTTGACGGCCTTGAGCCGCTGGGCATCAAGCTGGACAGGGAAAAGAACCTTCTGGCAAAGACAAGGGAAAAAGAGTCGGATATTTCGGCGGAGGGCTCCGCCATCAGGGTCCTGGTGATCCCCACCAATGAAGAGCTCGTATTTATTGAAGATGTTGTGGCCATTCTGGAAGGACGCTATGCGGTCCATACCAGATTCACTTACTCGTTCGAGTCATCGGACTTCGGAAAATGA
- a CDS encoding Fur family transcriptional regulator — protein sequence MEELKDILESRGIKPTYQRLAIFKYIHDHKVHPTADRLYRNLIKIIPTMSRTTIYNTLSMFVEKGLARTILISPTEVRYDSDMSTHHHFWCEKCGRIEDLFFDCEIARKGEIEGNIIKEVHGYFKGICRDCRTH from the coding sequence ATGGAAGAATTAAAGGATATTCTTGAATCAAGAGGGATAAAGCCAACCTATCAAAGGCTGGCTATATTCAAATATATCCATGACCACAAGGTTCATCCCACAGCTGACAGGCTCTACCGGAACCTGATTAAAATTATTCCTACCATGTCTAGAACTACGATCTATAACACTCTGTCAATGTTTGTCGAGAAAGGCCTTGCAAGGACAATTCTTATATCCCCGACAGAGGTTAGATATGATTCCGATATGTCAACGCACCATCATTTTTGGTGTGAAAAGTGCGGTAGAATCGAAGATTTGTTCTTTGACTGCGAAATAGCAAGAAAGGGGGAGATAGAAGGCAACATTATCAAAGAGGTCCATGGCTACTTTAAAGGTATTTGCAGGGACTGCAGAACCCATTAA
- a CDS encoding GlmU family protein, with product MAVLVFEDTDRKKLLPLVYMRKVYDLKCGILTLKEKTEAYFGKTNFHFTVFVNGRVLADDELVSSVKACKSPCLLLQDGVLIAAVIENKIAEGIDIEKPLDQKAFEKLELDKRTVKARLITYPWDLVHNNAKEIISDTELLRLKSSNLRTGQMIIGVNMTNKRDIFIGRNAVIKPGVLIDAEEGPVVIDDGVRILGNAVVMGPCYIGKESMIKAGAKIYGGTTIGPHCKIGGEVEASVFHGYSNKQHEGFIGHSYICEWVNLGADTNNSDLKNNYSSVKVQINGQQIDSGNLFVGLFMGDHSKSGINTMFNTGTVVGVSSNIFGPGFPSKSIPSFAWGGASGFVEYGIDKAIETARAVMKRRKVEMTSKYEEQFRKLLAETTHERKGLK from the coding sequence ATGGCAGTACTTGTTTTTGAGGATACGGACCGAAAAAAGCTCCTGCCGCTCGTCTATATGCGCAAGGTTTATGACCTTAAGTGCGGGATCCTGACGCTCAAGGAAAAAACAGAAGCTTATTTTGGCAAGACCAATTTCCATTTCACCGTGTTTGTCAACGGCAGGGTACTGGCAGATGACGAACTTGTATCGTCGGTTAAGGCCTGCAAAAGCCCCTGCCTGCTGCTCCAGGACGGCGTCCTTATAGCCGCGGTCATAGAAAACAAAATAGCCGAAGGTATTGACATCGAAAAGCCGCTCGACCAGAAAGCCTTTGAGAAGCTCGAGCTTGACAAAAGGACGGTGAAGGCGCGACTTATCACATACCCCTGGGACCTTGTCCATAATAACGCTAAAGAAATAATATCCGACACCGAACTTCTCCGCCTTAAATCGTCCAACCTTAGGACCGGCCAGATGATAATCGGCGTGAACATGACCAACAAGAGGGATATCTTTATAGGCAGAAATGCCGTTATAAAACCGGGAGTTCTTATCGATGCGGAAGAAGGCCCTGTCGTCATCGACGACGGGGTAAGGATACTCGGGAATGCCGTAGTAATGGGGCCTTGCTATATAGGGAAAGAAAGCATGATAAAGGCCGGCGCCAAGATATATGGGGGGACAACTATTGGCCCGCATTGCAAAATAGGAGGGGAAGTTGAAGCATCTGTCTTCCACGGATATTCCAACAAACAGCACGAGGGTTTTATCGGTCATTCTTATATCTGCGAATGGGTCAATCTCGGGGCCGACACCAACAACTCGGACCTTAAGAACAACTATAGCAGCGTAAAGGTCCAGATAAACGGGCAGCAGATCGACAGCGGGAACTTGTTCGTCGGACTGTTCATGGGAGACCATTCCAAGTCAGGCATCAACACCATGTTCAATACCGGCACAGTGGTCGGGGTCTCCAGCAATATCTTCGGTCCGGGTTTTCCTTCAAAATCTATCCCGTCCTTTGCCTGGGGAGGCGCTTCGGGCTTTGTTGAATACGGTATTGATAAAGCTATCGAAACCGCCAGAGCGGTAATGAAGAGAAGAAAAGTAGAGATGACCTCCAAATATGAGGAACAGTTCAGAAAACTGCTTGCCGAAACCACGCATGAAAGAAAAGGGCTCAAGTAG
- a CDS encoding AEC family transporter: MIQVLTNAVFPIFFLIGLGYLARRCGILKQGDERVFSAYVFYFALPAFFLANLSSLSFSKEVLRFIAAALAPTFAVMILYLAAYVLLRFERDLLFKLLISTVFGSYAFFGVPFILFAFPGTQGEALAALSSSVMAMVSVGISITVLEIHRQKGKDFIKAVATVAGSLSKNPLILSVLAAFSMSLLGIRLPSPVSHMLHMLGATTSTVAIFMLGVFLYGRRYGHLWEGFLLALPRVILLPALAVLFTGLIGTSGLDATVIIMMSAMPVAISTIVLSERYDFYKETVASLILFSSLGAIIYLPVWFFVSGAR; encoded by the coding sequence ATGATCCAGGTGCTGACCAACGCCGTGTTCCCCATATTTTTCCTGATAGGTCTCGGATATCTGGCAAGAAGGTGCGGCATTCTCAAGCAGGGGGACGAGAGGGTCTTTAGCGCATATGTGTTCTACTTTGCCCTGCCCGCTTTTTTTCTTGCCAATTTGAGCTCTCTTAGTTTTTCGAAGGAAGTCCTGCGTTTTATAGCGGCGGCGCTTGCCCCGACTTTTGCCGTCATGATACTCTATCTGGCGGCCTATGTTTTGCTGAGGTTCGAGCGGGACCTGCTGTTCAAGCTGCTAATAAGCACTGTGTTCGGGAGCTATGCTTTTTTCGGAGTCCCCTTCATCCTTTTTGCTTTTCCCGGAACTCAGGGCGAGGCGCTGGCGGCGCTGTCTTCTTCGGTAATGGCGATGGTCAGTGTCGGCATTTCGATAACGGTGCTGGAAATTCACAGGCAAAAGGGGAAAGATTTTATTAAGGCGGTTGCAACGGTGGCAGGGTCTCTTTCAAAGAACCCTCTAATTCTGTCGGTATTGGCGGCCTTTTCAATGTCGCTGCTTGGCATAAGGCTGCCTTCCCCTGTATCGCATATGCTCCATATGCTTGGAGCAACAACATCAACGGTGGCGATCTTCATGCTGGGGGTCTTTCTCTATGGGAGGAGGTATGGACATCTTTGGGAGGGTTTCTTACTGGCCTTGCCGCGGGTTATCCTGCTGCCGGCTCTTGCCGTGCTTTTTACAGGACTGATCGGGACCTCGGGGCTGGACGCAACGGTGATCATAATGATGTCGGCCATGCCGGTTGCCATCTCTACGATAGTCCTCAGCGAAAGATACGATTTTTACAAGGAGACCGTAGCTTCTCTCATTCTTTTTTCCTCGCTTGGGGCTATAATATATCTGCCGGTATGGTTTTTTGTGTCCGGTGCAAGATAA
- a CDS encoding rubrerythrin family protein produces MKSVKGTKTEKNLLASFAGESQARNRYTYFASAAKKEGYEQISAIFLETADNEKEHAKRFFKYLEGGEAQITASYPAGIIGTTIQNLEEAAAGENMEWTKLYKEAAEVADQEGFPEIADQFREIAEVEAEHEKRYRKLLSNIKTSTVFKKDKPVKWHCRNCGYVHEGSEAPKECPACKHPQAYYEILCENY; encoded by the coding sequence ATGAAATCAGTTAAGGGAACAAAGACCGAAAAGAACCTGTTGGCTTCGTTTGCGGGAGAATCCCAGGCAAGGAACCGCTATACCTATTTTGCCAGTGCGGCCAAAAAGGAAGGCTATGAGCAGATCTCGGCTATTTTTCTTGAGACAGCCGACAACGAAAAGGAGCATGCAAAAAGGTTCTTTAAATATCTGGAGGGAGGCGAGGCCCAGATAACTGCTTCGTATCCGGCAGGCATCATTGGGACCACGATACAGAACCTTGAAGAGGCGGCAGCCGGAGAGAATATGGAATGGACAAAGCTGTACAAAGAGGCGGCAGAAGTCGCGGACCAGGAAGGCTTTCCTGAGATCGCCGACCAGTTCAGGGAAATAGCCGAGGTCGAAGCCGAGCACGAAAAAAGGTACAGAAAACTGCTGTCCAATATAAAAACATCAACTGTTTTCAAAAAGGATAAGCCGGTCAAGTGGCACTGCAGGAACTGCGGCTATGTCCATGAAGGCAGCGAGGCTCCAAAGGAATGCCCGGCCTGCAAGCATCCTCAGGCTTATTATGAAATACTGTGTGAAAACTATTGA
- a CDS encoding DUF167 domain-containing protein: MKKISVKVIPRAKKKRIIEDNGLFKVYVNAPAVEGKANKAVVEALADHFGVKRKAVSIVSGERCREKVVKIEGL; this comes from the coding sequence ATGAAAAAAATATCCGTTAAAGTGATACCCAGGGCTAAAAAAAAGAGGATAATCGAGGATAATGGTCTTTTTAAGGTCTATGTTAATGCCCCTGCTGTTGAAGGGAAGGCAAACAAGGCTGTTGTTGAAGCTCTGGCGGACCATTTTGGCGTCAAAAGAAAAGCAGTCTCTATAGTGTCAGGTGAGCGCTGCAGGGAAAAGGTGGTTAAAATAGAGGGGCTTTGA
- a CDS encoding flavin reductase family protein has protein sequence MANPRAIHRISYGLYVVSSVSAGKLNGQIANTVFQVTSEPAKLAVCINKQNLTHQYISESGAFSVSILSQDAPMTFVGKFGFKSGRDTDKFKDTGYKMLGNGCPAVMDHSAAIISAKVVSQCDTGTHTLFIGEVTGEEILSDAIPMTYAYYHEHLKGKEPKNAPTYRGPEAQK, from the coding sequence ATGGCAAACCCCAGGGCTATCCATAGGATAAGTTACGGCCTGTATGTGGTCAGCTCTGTTTCTGCGGGCAAACTGAACGGGCAGATCGCCAATACGGTATTCCAGGTCACCTCAGAACCGGCCAAGCTGGCCGTATGCATAAATAAACAGAACCTTACTCACCAATATATTTCTGAAAGCGGAGCGTTCTCGGTTTCCATTCTCTCTCAAGATGCCCCGATGACCTTTGTTGGCAAGTTTGGCTTTAAGAGCGGCAGGGACACGGATAAGTTCAAGGATACCGGCTACAAGATGCTGGGAAATGGATGCCCGGCGGTCATGGATCATTCGGCCGCTATAATAAGCGCAAAAGTTGTCAGCCAATGCGACACCGGCACCCACACGCTCTTTATCGGTGAAGTAACCGGGGAAGAGATCCTCAGCGATGCCATACCCATGACATACGCCTACTACCACGAACATCTAAAGGGCAAAGAGCCCAAAAACGCTCCAACCTACCGGGGCCCGGAAGCGCAAAAATGA
- the nagB gene encoding glucosamine-6-phosphate deaminase has translation MRIIITRDYEELSRKAASIVAQQLKEKPSSVLCFATGSTPMGAYEKLVALYKEGEADFSKVFTFNLDEYYGLADDHPQSYHYFMNEHLFRHVNIRKGKSLIPDGTVKNIKEYCKQYEWEIKQKGGIDLQLLGLGSDGHIGFNEPGSSLGSRTRLKTLEEQTVKDNSRFFNSEKEVPRYVLTMGIGTIMEARKIVFLVSGENKASILQKVVEGPVTSMVPASALQLHPNTVLIADEPAAAKLSRKDYYIYVEKMQERCEKGEI, from the coding sequence ATGAGGATAATAATAACCAGGGACTACGAAGAGTTAAGCCGCAAGGCAGCCTCAATAGTCGCGCAGCAGCTTAAAGAAAAGCCTTCCTCCGTTCTGTGTTTTGCCACCGGCTCCACTCCTATGGGCGCTTATGAGAAACTTGTAGCTCTATACAAAGAAGGAGAGGCGGATTTTTCCAAGGTCTTTACTTTTAACCTTGACGAATATTACGGGCTTGCGGACGATCATCCGCAGAGCTATCACTACTTTATGAACGAGCACCTGTTCAGGCATGTCAACATAAGAAAAGGCAAATCCCTGATCCCCGACGGGACAGTAAAGAACATAAAGGAATACTGCAAGCAGTATGAATGGGAAATAAAGCAGAAGGGAGGGATCGACCTCCAGCTTCTGGGGCTTGGCAGCGACGGACACATAGGCTTTAACGAGCCTGGCTCTTCGCTTGGCTCCCGCACAAGGCTCAAGACCCTGGAAGAGCAGACGGTAAAGGACAATTCCAGGTTCTTCAATTCCGAAAAGGAAGTGCCCAGATATGTGCTCACTATGGGTATAGGAACAATAATGGAAGCCAGAAAGATCGTCTTTTTGGTTTCCGGAGAAAATAAGGCTTCTATCCTTCAGAAGGTCGTGGAAGGCCCCGTCACTTCGATGGTGCCGGCCTCAGCCCTGCAACTGCATCCAAACACTGTATTGATAGCGGACGAACCTGCAGCAGCAAAGCTGTCAAGGAAAGATTATTACATTTATGTGGAAAAGATGCAGGAACGCTGCGAGAAAGGAGAGATCTGA
- a CDS encoding FprA family A-type flavoprotein, translating to MTARKITEGIFSVGSIDWNRRLFDELIPLPDGTSYNSYIVKGSQKTALMDSVDPPKEAELKQNLKELGIDRIDYVVCHHAEQDHSGSIGKVLEWFPAAKVVANDKCKGMLKDLLLLKDEQFMVISDKQTLSLGDKTMEFVFAPWVHWPETMVSYLKEDKILFSCDFFGSHRAQSGLYVEDGAEVLRGAKRYYAEIMMPFRAAIKGHLEKLKAYDVKMICPSHGPVYREPALIIDAYKDWTGDAVKNEVIVPYVSMHGSTQVIVDRFVDCLIKRNVGVKPFDLSKTDIGELAMSLVDAATVVIGSPAVLAGPHPLAVYAAYLANALRPKTKYVSIIGSFGWGSKLVEVLAGMLTNLKVEVIDPVIVKGYPKEADLAQVEALADKIADRHRSIS from the coding sequence ATGACGGCAAGAAAGATAACGGAAGGAATTTTTTCTGTAGGTTCCATAGATTGGAACAGGCGCCTGTTCGATGAACTGATACCGCTTCCGGACGGCACTTCGTACAACTCGTATATAGTAAAAGGAAGCCAAAAGACAGCGCTGATGGACAGCGTTGATCCGCCAAAAGAAGCCGAATTAAAACAAAACCTTAAAGAGCTCGGCATCGACAGGATAGATTATGTTGTCTGTCACCATGCGGAGCAGGACCACTCCGGGTCCATCGGAAAAGTGCTGGAATGGTTTCCTGCGGCTAAGGTGGTTGCTAACGACAAATGCAAGGGTATGCTCAAAGACCTTTTGCTTCTCAAGGACGAACAGTTCATGGTTATCTCGGACAAGCAGACGCTTTCTCTCGGAGATAAAACTATGGAATTTGTCTTTGCACCTTGGGTGCACTGGCCGGAAACGATGGTAAGCTACCTTAAGGAAGATAAGATCTTATTCTCCTGCGACTTTTTTGGCTCACACAGAGCCCAGAGCGGGCTATATGTCGAAGACGGTGCAGAAGTCCTGCGAGGGGCCAAGCGATACTACGCGGAGATCATGATGCCCTTTAGGGCGGCGATAAAAGGGCACCTGGAAAAACTGAAGGCTTACGATGTAAAAATGATCTGTCCAAGCCACGGCCCGGTCTACCGGGAGCCAGCGCTTATTATTGATGCCTACAAAGACTGGACCGGCGATGCCGTCAAAAATGAGGTCATTGTGCCTTATGTTTCGATGCACGGAAGTACGCAGGTTATTGTGGACCGCTTTGTAGACTGCCTTATAAAACGGAATGTCGGGGTAAAACCGTTCGACCTGTCAAAAACAGATATTGGGGAGCTTGCAATGAGCCTGGTGGACGCGGCAACAGTTGTCATTGGAAGCCCGGCCGTCCTGGCAGGTCCGCATCCGCTTGCGGTGTATGCGGCTTATCTTGCTAACGCACTCAGGCCAAAAACAAAATATGTTTCCATAATCGGTTCGTTCGGCTGGGGAAGCAAACTGGTAGAAGTGCTGGCAGGCATGCTGACAAATCTGAAGGTTGAGGTAATAGATCCTGTAATAGTGAAAGGCTATCCAAAAGAGGCAGATCTTGCGCAGGTAGAAGCTCTGGCCGACAAAATAGCAGATAGGCACAGATCGATATCTTGA
- a CDS encoding UbiA family prenyltransferase: protein MKTFELLLVTMRPDRWWRHLVIFLPLLFTGDLLNLVYVIKLTVAFVVFSLLSGSISIIDDIIDKEEDIKDPLKRTLPVASGQLGIERAEFGTAVILAGAFTAAFLLGPVFGLAATGYFFVSLSYFLLLKNHFVLDALAVSAEISLCLIAGTVAISKPVSSWLLVFVMLVSVLLVFCERKRAFLLDAQKAPSSPLSSGPYASLLDSLISFSVPLVLSVYILYALIGPDGIRYNLVYTIPFAVYFIYRIFYLTYDLGSPRPLEKQVSTDIAVFIDIALWILAVSALMRFS from the coding sequence ATGAAAACCTTTGAACTTCTCCTCGTTACCATGAGGCCTGACCGCTGGTGGAGGCATCTGGTCATTTTCCTGCCGCTTCTGTTTACCGGGGACCTTCTCAACCTTGTCTATGTTATCAAACTGACGGTGGCTTTTGTCGTATTCTCCCTTCTGTCGGGTTCCATAAGCATAATCGACGACATCATAGATAAAGAAGAGGACATAAAGGACCCGCTCAAGAGGACCCTGCCTGTGGCCAGCGGGCAGCTCGGCATAGAAAGGGCCGAATTCGGGACAGCGGTCATTTTAGCAGGCGCTTTTACCGCCGCCTTCCTTCTGGGACCGGTTTTCGGACTGGCAGCTACCGGTTATTTTTTTGTATCCTTGTCTTATTTCCTGCTGTTAAAGAACCATTTCGTCCTTGATGCGCTTGCCGTGTCTGCAGAGATATCGCTTTGTCTTATCGCGGGAACTGTTGCCATATCAAAGCCGGTTTCTTCCTGGCTGCTGGTATTTGTCATGCTCGTCTCCGTCCTTCTGGTTTTTTGCGAAAGAAAGCGCGCTTTTCTCCTTGACGCACAAAAGGCCCCTTCTTCGCCCCTCTCTTCCGGGCCTTATGCTTCGCTTTTGGACAGTTTGATCTCTTTTTCGGTACCTCTTGTGCTTTCGGTCTACATTCTCTATGCCCTGATCGGCCCTGACGGGATAAGGTATAACCTTGTTTATACGATACCCTTTGCGGTCTATTTTATCTACAGGATCTTTTACCTGACATACGACCTTGGCTCGCCCCGGCCGCTGGAAAAACAGGTAAGTACCGACATCGCGGTCTTTATCGATATTGCTTTGTGGATATTGGCCGTTTCCGCTCTGATGAGGTTCAGTTAG
- a CDS encoding N-glycosylase/DNA lyase — protein MKKLIASVNSLKKGDIGNIVSKRIKEFKALGIEPAPELFKELCFCILTANFNAERGIKIQKELGENFLEDKEIELALRLKKAGHRFPNTRAKYIVEARKHKNILKDAIKNIGNQSELRDYLVKKIKGIGYKECSHFLRNIGFDECAIIDFHIVDILREHKLIEPVKTMSKKTYLHIESILRQLAKKLGITLAELDLYLWYLETGKVLK, from the coding sequence TTGAAAAAACTGATCGCTTCCGTTAACTCCCTTAAAAAGGGGGATATCGGTAACATAGTCTCGAAAAGGATAAAAGAGTTCAAGGCGCTGGGGATCGAACCGGCGCCTGAGCTTTTTAAGGAGCTTTGCTTTTGTATTCTTACCGCCAACTTTAATGCCGAAAGAGGGATCAAGATACAGAAAGAACTTGGCGAGAACTTTTTGGAGGACAAAGAGATAGAGCTTGCCTTAAGGCTTAAGAAAGCGGGGCACAGGTTCCCTAATACCAGGGCAAAATATATCGTTGAGGCAAGAAAGCACAAGAATATACTTAAGGATGCCATAAAAAACATCGGGAACCAGAGTGAACTGCGCGATTACCTGGTGAAGAAGATAAAGGGGATCGGATATAAGGAATGCAGCCATTTTCTGCGCAACATCGGATTTGACGAGTGTGCCATAATCGATTTTCATATCGTTGATATTTTGAGGGAGCACAAACTTATCGAGCCCGTAAAAACGATGTCCAAAAAGACATATCTTCACATAGAATCTATCCTTAGACAGCTTGCAAAAAAACTGGGGATTACCCTTGCGGAGCTGGACCTGTATCTGTGGTACCTTGAGACAGGAAAAGTGCTCAAATAA
- a CDS encoding desulfoferrodoxin, translating into MAVKKKLEVYKCGVCGNIVEVLFVGGGNLVCCDKLMLLQTENTVDAAQEKHVPVIEKVDGGIRIKVGSVAHPMEDKHYIQWVQAIVGDKTYREFLKPGQAPEAFFPLSGSNISAREYCNLHGLWKS; encoded by the coding sequence ATGGCGGTCAAAAAGAAATTGGAAGTATATAAATGCGGGGTTTGCGGCAATATTGTCGAAGTGCTTTTTGTCGGGGGGGGAAACCTTGTCTGCTGCGATAAGCTGATGCTTTTGCAGACAGAGAATACGGTAGATGCGGCACAGGAAAAACATGTGCCTGTGATAGAAAAGGTTGACGGGGGGATAAGGATCAAGGTCGGCTCCGTCGCGCACCCAATGGAAGATAAGCACTATATCCAGTGGGTTCAGGCTATTGTCGGGGACAAGACCTACAGGGAATTCCTTAAACCCGGGCAGGCTCCCGAAGCGTTCTTCCCGCTGAGCGGAAGCAATATCTCCGCAAGGGAGTACTGCAATCTGCACGGGCTCTGGAAAAGCTAA
- a CDS encoding rubredoxin: MKKYICLVCNYIYDPEKGDPDGGVAPGTAFEAIPDSWVCPVCGASKDQFKEV; encoded by the coding sequence TTGAAGAAATATATATGCCTGGTCTGCAATTATATCTATGACCCAGAAAAAGGGGACCCCGACGGGGGAGTGGCGCCGGGCACAGCGTTCGAAGCTATCCCCGACAGTTGGGTTTGCCCCGTTTGCGGAGCGTCAAAAGACCAGTTCAAGGAAGTGTGA
- a CDS encoding aspartate carbamoyltransferase catalytic subunit, which yields MALKSKHLLGIKELTASEINLILDTAEAMKEVLSRPMRTVPALQGKMITNLFYEPSTRTRTSFETAAKHLSASVGSVAASSSSIVKGESLVDTAKNLEALGVNAIVVRHSMSGAPHLIAKNISGSVINAGDGCNEHPTQALLDIFTMREKKGSLKGKKVVIVGDILHSRVARSNMWGLLKMGAAVSVVGPPTLMPKGLEETGVKVSFDLKSEIKDADFINILRIQLERQKDSLFPSLQEYADLFGLNSEMLKNARKDVVILHPGPINRGVEMTSEIADGPYNVILEQVTNGVAVRMAVLFLLLGSGKHRPL from the coding sequence ATGGCTCTAAAGTCAAAACACCTCCTCGGCATAAAAGAACTGACCGCCTCCGAGATCAATTTGATACTTGACACGGCCGAAGCCATGAAAGAGGTCCTGTCCCGGCCGATGAGAACAGTGCCGGCACTTCAGGGAAAGATGATCACCAACCTTTTTTACGAGCCAAGCACAAGGACAAGGACCTCTTTTGAAACAGCCGCAAAACACCTGTCAGCCTCGGTAGGCAGCGTTGCGGCCTCCAGCAGCAGCATTGTAAAGGGAGAAAGCCTTGTTGACACCGCGAAAAACCTTGAGGCCCTGGGAGTTAATGCCATTGTGGTGCGCCATTCCATGTCCGGAGCTCCCCATCTGATAGCAAAGAACATTTCCGGCTCGGTCATTAATGCGGGCGACGGCTGCAACGAACACCCCACGCAGGCGCTCCTTGACATTTTTACCATGCGCGAAAAAAAGGGGAGCCTTAAAGGGAAAAAGGTTGTTATAGTCGGGGACATACTTCACAGCCGGGTAGCCAGGAGCAACATGTGGGGGCTTTTAAAAATGGGAGCTGCTGTGTCCGTTGTGGGGCCGCCAACCCTGATGCCGAAAGGCCTGGAGGAGACCGGAGTTAAAGTGTCGTTTGACCTTAAGAGCGAGATAAAGGATGCCGACTTCATAAATATCCTGCGAATACAGCTGGAAAGGCAGAAAGACAGCCTCTTCCCTTCGCTCCAGGAATATGCGGACCTGTTCGGCCTTAACTCAGAGATGCTTAAAAATGCCAGAAAAGATGTTGTCATACTGCATCCCGGGCCCATAAACAGGGGAGTGGAAATGACCTCCGAGATAGCCGACGGTCCTTACAATGTGATACTTGAACAGGTGACCAACGGAGTGGCGGTAAGAATGGCGGTCCTGTTCCTCCTGCTGGGCAGCGGAAAGCACAGGCCTCTCTAA